The Silene latifolia isolate original U9 population chromosome Y, ASM4854445v1, whole genome shotgun sequence sequence ttgttgaaaatccctcattttgcctaaggtgccctttcgggttttcaccttagcttttcctttcctctcattgTGGCACGCAACtcaatttttcattttgcccagaatgccctttcgggttttcattccgtcctcagccaccttcccaatcttgccttaggtgcccacccttgtgggttttcacctagccgggattttcgtttttttttttttttttttttaaattaaacaaCAAGAAGTTTACATATATTACAATTCAAAATCCTCCCCCACACTTACattccacattgtcctcaatgtggaggagtcaCAAACTTTTTCTTCAAGAATGAGAACCCGAGGCACCCCCTTGATCATGGGTGCCTTGGTTCTTCCACCTTCTTTCTCTTGCTTGCCTCACTCTCTTGGCCCTTTCATAGGCCTCCTCAACTTGCGGCTCGGTGATTGTTGGGTGAAATTGGGGGTCATTTTGGTGAAGGGTCATGCCGAAAAGGCCACGGATGAGGCCAAGAGAGTCCTCTTGAGCTTGAGCATCTTCAAAGGAGTCTTCAACATATTGGTGGTGCCTCTCATTTTGCACCCCGAATTGTTGAGTGGCTTGCTCCCGCCATGCATTTTGGGCCCTCCACATGGCTTGTTGTTCTTCCATGTACTTGGCTTGTTGTTGCCAAGCATAGGCCTCATCTTGCCTTTTAGCCATCTCTTGAAGCATTTTCATTTGGGCCTTTTCGGCCTCCGCACTCAAGCTTTGGTGCTCCATGCTAGCCACCCTCCATTGATCTAAACTTTCAAGCCTTggcgtttgttgttgttgccaagcccGGTTTTCTTCCACCCTTCCACTAATAGTGGAAAAAACCTCCCGTGTATCTTTGAAGTAGTCATACATAGTTTGTTGCCAAGGGGCAACCGGGGTAGAGCTTCCCCCCGCTTCATACATAGGGGTGTCTTGATGGGTGGTGTGAGTAGAGAAGGGGGGTTGGTGGGAAGTACTCTCAAGGTGGTGAACCTCATGTTCCCCTTctcttctttcttcttctcttcctttTTGACTTTGAGCCAACAAGTTGGGTGCCTCCAGATCGGGATGGCAAAAGAATTCACGTGCCATGTGCCCGCTTGGTAGTGGGGAGCGTGGTGGCCTAGGGAGAATTAGGTAGCCTTGCTCATGTGCTCCCAACCATATTCCTCTCAAGGGTCTTGTACTAAGAGTGTGGAACATCTTGTATTTCTCAAGAGCCATGCTATGGTACACATTAAATCCCCCACACTTGTTCACCATTTGATTGTCGGGGACACCCCCATCATAGTAATTCACAAAGAAAGATATTAACCCACCTTGGTTAATTTTTCCACCCCCTTGCTTGGTGCGATGTTTGATGCAAGAATTAATGAAGAGCTTAGCCCAATCCTGGCATCCAACTCCTTCCGGCAACATGGCATAAATCCAAGACCTCACGGTTCGGTTGACTTTTGTGGGTTCACCCACGGAAGTGAAAAGAGAGGTTAGAAAACGGCCTAACAAACGAATGACGGGATTGGTTATTTGAGAAACTTTGTCATCTTTGTTTGTGACTCTCGTACCCGTTAGCTCCTCCCACGAATACTCAAGTCTACCCGGGGCCACAACAATGTCGGAAGGGGGCATGGAAAAATGAAGTATTTTCCTAATGGTGTCATAGGTCTCCGTATGCCACTTCTTGTTCAAACGGAATTTCACAACTTTCTCACCACTCTCCGGCACAATCTCCTCGGATACCGTAGAAATGAACTCATAAGCATAGGAACGGTAAGTGTCCTGCCAACCATCATCGGTCAAGTAGTACTCAAGTCCAACCTTCCTCATCATAGGCCTAGCAATTTCCATGAACCCAAGGGTCTCCAAAGTGTCGTCATCAAGAAAAGTGGTGGTAATAAGGGGATGGCGTCTAGGCTCTACTAGCCGGTCATGAATTTTTTTGTGTTTGGCGGTCATGTTTTCCCACCCCATGTATACCTCCTCACACTCATCCTCACTACCCTCTTCAATTTCTTCCTCCGGCTCCTCCACCACTCGTCTTTTACCTTTCCTAGAAGTAGGTTCTCTTGTTCTTGTCATTGTTCCTACAAGGAATTTAGAGACTACAAACAACAATAATCACTCAAAATTTGTTTTGCACTCTTTGAGgcaaatcaacaaacaccttgaGTGCACTAACTTAAAGAAAGTGTAAATAGTGTTTTGATGATTCCTCTAACCTTACCCAGAAAAATGTTTACTACCAACAAGACAAGTAACAACAAATAAACAACAATAATCCAAATAATTAACTAAACTAAGCTAATTTTCGAATTAATAACCAAGTAAGTATTGAAAGTTTGGTTTGGTGGTTATACCTCCCCGAATTCCACAAATTATTGCTTGTTGTTGTTAATTGATGCTAGGAAACCCCTTCTTGACCCTTAAATTTTCCTCTTGAAGCTTCAATTGGTACCCGGATTTTCTAGGGTTCTTGAACACAATTGGGGGGAATTCTGAAATTTGAGTGATTTTGAAGAGATTAATGGGTGTTAAAGATGGAAAGGAAGAGATATGGGTAAAAATGAGTGAATTTGTTGGAAGTTTGAGTGATTTAGGAGGGATTTGGTGAGATTTTGAGGGGTAAGGTTGTTTGTTGCTCTTGCTTTGGTCGACACAAATGAAGGGAACAAGAGATGAGTCGGGCTTTTTTTCTTGAGCTTTAGAAACAAAACAGTCAAAACCGCAGGCTGCGGTTGGGGCCTCAGGCTCCGGTGAGAGCCGAAGGCTACGGTGAAGGCCGCAGGCTGCGGTGAGGGCCTGTTCcgaatttttttgtgttttgtttcctTGGCTTTTTGATCAAATTTGAGTGTGTTTCCTTGGATGCTTGAACCGACTATGCCTTTGCTTCATTATATCCCCATCCGTGCTCCATGATTCTCTTCAAAAATTACTTCCAAAATCCTTCATTACTTAAAAATAATGTTAGTAACTTCATTGAATGTTTAATGCATTTTATTGACAATAATATAAATGACGGAATTGAAAATGACAAGAATTTAAATTCTATCTATGGAAAGCGGTAAATTCTACACTAAAGAAAAGATATGTACAAAGGTTGCCGTatgtttaacgtcgatggctcgacttagtgTTCCTCTTGATCATGTTTGGTAATTGGGGTCTTCCAAATCGACTTCTTCCACCAAATGTGGATCCATGCCTTCATGATATTCTTTAAGTCGTTGTCCATTCACTTTGATCATCTTTCCCGTGCTTGGGTTCTCGACTTCGACCGCCCCATGAGGGTGGACTTTTCTTACAATGAACGGCCCAAACCACTTTGATCTTAGCTTCCCGGAAAACAACTTTAGCCTattttggaagacaagaactCTGGTTCCTTCCTTGAAAACCCACCGACTTATCATTCGATCATGCCATATTCTAGCTTTCTCCTTGTATATGGCGGCATTATCATAAgagtcaagacggatttcttTAATTTCTTGAAGTTGAAGCTTCCGATGGAGGCCCGCATCGTCTATGTTTTGGTTGAAAGATTTGATGGCCCAATAGGCTTTATGCTCCACTTCCAAAGGAAGGTGACATGCCTTTCCATAAATGAGTCGGTACGGGGACATACCAATTGGTGTCTTGTAAGCGGTGCGGtacgcccaaagagcgtcatttaGCCTTTGACTCCAATCCTTCCTATCGGGGTTCACTGTTTTTTGTAAGATATTTTTGATCTCCCGATTGGATACCTCCGCTTGCCCATTTGTTTGTGGGTGGTAAGCGGTGGAGACTTTGTGCACGACCCCGTATTTCTTTAACAACCCTTCCATAATCCGATTGCAAAAGTGAGTGCCCCGATCACTTATCAAAGCCCTTGGATAGCCAAACCTCGAGAAAATATGGCTTTGGATGAAACTTGAGACCGTTCTCGCATCATCATTCCTAGTTGTTATGGCCTcaacccactttgaaacatagtCTACCGCCAAAAGAATATAGAGATAGCCATCCGATTTGGGGaatggtcccatgaagtctatcCCCCACACATCAAAGACCTCCAAGTATAGCATGGGTTGTTGAGGCATTTCGTTCCTCCTTGATATGTTTCCAACCCGTTGGCACTTGTCACAAGTCTTTGTGAAGATGTGAGAATCTTTAAAGATGTTTGGCCAATAGAACCCACTTTCAAGAATTTTCCGGGCCGTCCTTTGGGGTCCAAAGTGGCCTCCACAAGCATATTCATGGCAATGTCTAAGGATGGGTGGTATCTCTACATCCGGCACACATCTTCGGATGACTTGGTCTTGACACATTTTCCATAGATAAGGGTCATCCCATATGTAGAATCGGGAATCGGCCTTGATcttgttcctttgacttgatgatAAAGAAGTTGGAAACTTCTTAGTCACCATGCAGTTTACCAAGTTGGCATACCATGGCTCCGTCATCCTTAAACTATAAAGAGATTCATGAGGCAAACTCCCATCAACTACCCCCATTCGTTGCATTTGTTGATCATTAAGTTGTAGTCGACTTAggtggtcggccaccacatttgccactccctttttctctcttatctctATGTCAAACTCACTAAGTAAGAGAACCCACCTCATTAATCTTGGTTTGGTGTCCTTCTTGCTCACAAGTTGAGTGATGGATTTGTGATCGGTATAGACAATCACCTTGACTCCTAGTAAGTATGATCGGAACTTCTCTAGAGCATATAccaccgccaagaattccttctcGGTTGTAGTGTAGTTCCTTTGGGCATCGCTTAAAAGGGAAGAGGCATATTGAATGACATATGAAGCTTTGTCATCCTTTTGTCCCAATACGGCTCCAATGGCAAAATCGCTTGCATCGGTCATGATCTCAAAAGGCCGATCCCACTTGGGTGCTTGAATGATTGGGGCCGATATAAGTCTCtccttcaacaagtcaaatgcttccctacaatgatcatcaaacacgaactccacatccttgtgcaaaagtttgcacaaggggttagctatcttggagaaatccttaataaatcttcgataaaaacccgcgtgtccTAAGAACGATCtcacgtctcgagtattagatggatacggcaaggttttaatcacatccacctttgccgtatacacctcaatccctcttttcgacACTATGTGTCCTAACACGATTCCGCTACTCGCCATTAAGTGAcacttttcagaatttaaaacaaggtgagagtctatgcaccgtgataggaccatagcgaGATGGTCTAGACACGAGTCAAATAAGTCCCCATAgatggtgaagtcatccatgaagaccTCCAAAATACGCTCCACATAGTCCGAGAAAATGCTCATCATGCATCGTTGAAAAGTgccaggggcattgcacaatccaaagggcatgcggcggtaagcataagtaccaaatgggcaagtaaaggttgttttggattgatcctccgggtgaatggggatttgaaaatacccggaatacccatccaaaaaacaatagtactctttcccacctaacctctctagcatttgatctagaaagggtagggggaaatggtccttcaaagtgacttggttgaggcggcgataatcaatacacacccTCCATCCCGTTTGTAAACGGGTGGGCATCAATGCCCCTTGAGTGTTTTTGACTACCGTCACCCCTCCCTTCTTTGGCACTACTTGAGTAGGACTCACCCATTGGGAGTCACTAATTGGAAAGATAATACCCATTTGGAGAAGTTTGATAACTTCTTCCTTGACAACTTCCATCATAGGTGGATTAAGCCTCCGTTGTGGTTGCCGGACgggttttgcatccttttccaatcGAATTTTGTGCATGCAAGTGCTTGGGCTTATCCCCTTAATATCCGCAATGCTCCatccaaatgcttctttatgtTTCTTGAGCATGCTCACCAATCTTTCTTCTTGGTCAACTTTGAGTTTGTTGGAGATGATCAATGGGAGGGTATTGTTTTCTCCCACAAAAATGTATTTGAGGTGATTTGGGAGAGGTTTTGGTTCATGTTTTGGAGGTTTTAAGATAGAGGGAAGTGGTCTTTCAAGATTGGCTTCTAAGGGGAGGAAGGGTGAAAGGGATGTGTGTTCTTGAAAAGCTAAAGTTTCAGTTGGGGCAGGGACATCCCGCAGGCTCCGGTGCCCACCGCAGGCTCCGGTGTGGGCCGGAGGCTCCGGTGGGAGTCTGGAAGTTTTTCTTGAGTTTCCCCTTTAGGTGCTTCCTTTGGAGGGTCTTCCTTCTCCAACTCCTCTAAGCTTTCCTGCACATCTTGAGACAAAACTACACGCAAACCCTCGTGTTCCAAATCATTAGTAAGGGCCACCTCAAGAGGGTCCCTTtgacacaacatataaatttgAGAGACAATTGGTTCAATGATATCCAAGAAATAACATGAATGTGAATCGCTAGGTTGTTTCATAGCATCATAGATGTTGTACGTGAGTTTCTTCCCATCAAATTCCATAGTGAGGTTCCCATTAGACACATCAATCTTGGTTTTAGAGGTCTTCATAAAAGGCCTCCCCAAAAGGATTGGAGTGGCCGTCGAGTCGGCTTCCATGTCAAGAACATAGAAGTCGGCCGGGAAGGTTAAGTGATCtacctctaccaacacatcctcCACCATTCCCTTTGGGTATATGTTTGAGCGATCCGCAAGTTGGATCACTACATCGGTTTTGTTCAATGGTGGAAGTCCCAAGGTCTCATAGAGGGCATATGGCATAACATTGATTGATGCACCAAGGTCTAACATAGCATGAGTGAAACTTTTGTCCCCAATAGAGCATGGTATGGTGAACATCCCCGGGTCGCCACACTTTTTGGGAAGTGATTTTTTAAATATTGCGGAGACATGTTCACTTACCCGTACTCTTTGGGTTCCCTTCCTTGGGCTTCTCCTAGGTGTacaaagttccttgagaaactttgcatacctcgGAACACCTTTCAAAAGATTTAACAAAGGGATATTTACTTCACACTTCCTAAAAGTTTCATAGAGATCCTCATCTCTTGCGACTCTTTTAGAATGTGTGAGAGCATTAGGAAAAGGTACCTCCACAACATATTCTCTCTCGGTCTCCTCAATTTGATCCTTGGTGTTGTTGCTTTCATTCTTTTCTTTGTCATTCCTCAAGGGACTCTTCTCCTCTTCTCCATTAGTTTTAGAGGgtgtctctttctctttttcaacCACTGGCTCTTCTTCAATTTGTTCTTCAATGTGAATGACCCTCTCATGTGACTTGGCCTTTCTCTTCTTCTTCGGGGGAGATTCTAGGGTTCTCCCCTTTCTCAAAGTCATGGaacttgcattttcctttggtGGAAATGTTGTAGATGGAATCGAGTTAGAGTTCCTTTGATTGTTCTTGGCCATTTCTTGTGCAAGTTGGCCAAGTTGGATCTCAAGGTTCTTCACCCTAGCATCACTTGAAATTTTGTCCGCATCCATCTTGTCAAACCACTTGGTATTTTCGGCTTGTCCTTTCATGATCATCTTAAACATCTCATTTGTAGACAAATCTTCATTTCCTTGGGAGGAAGAGCCCCCTCCTTGTTGGAAGTTCTTATGGTTACCTTGGAAATTCCCTTGGTGTCCTTGGTTTCCAAATTGGAAAGATCCTCCCTTGGCTTGTTGATGATTGTTGTTTCTTTGGTAATTGGAGTTTTGTCCTTGCGAGTTGGAGTTCTtcaagtggttgaattgaccattTTGGAAGCTCTTGGAAGTATCCCCTCCCCAACTAAGGTTTGGATTGTCCCTTGACCCAATGTTGTAAGTATTGCCGCTCGGATCATACTTATAATACCCTCCCCCATTGGGGTTCCTAGAGTTGTATTGACCGTGCATCATGGCACTCACATTCTCCTTGCTTATTCCTTGCTCTTCCATGATGGGACAAGTTTCCATTGGGTGTGGCCCTTGACAAAAATTACACTCCACATTAGATCCTTCTGCTCCTCCTTGATTGTTCCCCACTAGTTGAGCAACCATTTTTGTGAGATCATCCACGGTTTTCTCAAGCTTGTGGGTGGAAGGAGAAGGTGTCTCAATGGAGTTAAGAGTCTTTGACCCTCGGCTTCTTCCATAGTTCCTTGTGCTAGCGGCCAATCTTTCTATGATCTCATTTGCCTCCGCCACGGAATAGTTGTCAACTCCACCACCCGTAGCGGAATTAACCACAATTTGGTATTGTTGTGTAAGACCATCACAAAAGTTGACCAAAAGGTCATCACCACTAAGACCGTGGTAAGGACATTGAGCAACTAActtcttgaatctctcccaatactcatacaagcTCTCACTTGCATCTTGCTCCGGAGAAGTGATGGCTTTCTTTGCATGGTTATGTCTAGAGTCGGGGTAGTATTTCTCAAGAAAAGCCGCTTTCATGTCCTTCCAAGTACGGATTGTACCCGGTTGAAGGTAAAACAACCAATATTTTGCCCCATCTTGTAGTGAAAATGGGAAAGctctcaacttaaattgatcttccGTGACACCATTTGGAATGGCACCTTCACAC is a genomic window containing:
- the LOC141632777 gene encoding uncharacterized protein LOC141632777: MANDTRTIRELRARNFDTQPLCIAYPPIGANANFELKGYFIHNLPKFHGHAGDDPNRHLSEFHMMCEGAIPNGVTEDQFKLRAFPFSLQDGAKYWLFYLQPGTIRTWKDMKAAFLEKYYPDSRHNHAKKAITSPEQDASESLYEYWERFKKLVAQCPYHGLSGDDLLVNFCDGLTQQYQIVVNSATGGGVDNYSVAEANEIIERLAASTRNYGRSRGSKTLNSIETPSPSTHKLEKTVDDLTKMVAQLVGNNQGGAEGSNVECNFCQGPHPMETCPIMEEQGISKENVSAMMHGQYNSRNPNGGGYYKYDPSGNTYNIGSRDNPNLSWGGDTSKSFQNGQFNHLKNSNSQGQNSNYQRNNNHQQAKGGSFQFGNQGHQGNFQGNHKNFQQGGGSSSQGNEDLSTNEMFKMIMKGQAENTKWFDKMDADKISSDARVKNLEIQLGQLAQEMAKNNQRNSNSIPSTTFPPKENASSMTLRKGRTLESPPKKKRKAKSHERVIHIEEQIEEEPVVEKEKETPSKTNGEEEKSPLRNDKEKNESNNTKDQIEETEREYVVEVPFPNALTHSKRVARDEDLYETFRKCEVNIPLLNLLKGVPRYAKFLKELCTPRRSPRKGTQRVRVSEHVSAIFKKSLPKKCGDPGMFTIPCSIGDKSFTHAMLDLGASINVMPYALYETLGLPPLNKTDVVIQLADRSNIYPKGMVEDVLVEVDHLTFPADFYVLDMEADSTATPILLGRPFMKTSKTKIDVSNGNLTMEFDGKKLTYNIYDAMKQPSDSHSCYFLDIIEPIVSQIYMLCQRDPLEVALTNDLEHEGLRVVLSQDVQESLEELEKEDPPKEAPKGETQEKLPDSHRSLRPTPEPAVGTGACGMSLPQLKL